In the Pseudomonadota bacterium genome, CGAGGATGAGAGTCAGTCCGAAATTGATTGGTCGTATATCTATCCATTTATGGAGTTTTAGTCCTCGATCCTCTGAATCCACCCCTCTGTGAGGCCGTGGCGAAGAAGTGCCGCCTCGGCCTCCTTGAACTCGTCGCGGGTGATCCTTCTCCCCAGCAGCGGGTCCTCCACCGCGTCGTGCGCGGGAAAGTACTGGCTCATGAGGTTGACCGGCACGTCGGTCGAGAGCTCCTTCGCTATGAACTCGAAGACCTTCTCCGATCCCGCGAGGCCGCCCGGCAACACGAGATGCCGGATCAAAAGGCCGCGCACGCCGATGCCGTCTCCGTCCATCCTGAGCGCGCCCACCTGTCGGTACATCTCCTTGACTGCGGGCCGGGCGTGCTCCCAGTAATCTGCTGCCAGCGAGCAGCGCCCCGCCGACTCGCGCGTCGAGTACTTCATGTCCGGCATGTAGATGTCGATCACGCCATCCAGGAGCGCGAGCGCATCCATGCCCTCGTAGCCGTTCGAGTTGTAGACGATCGGCAGCGAGAGCCCCTCCTTCGCCGCTACCGCGAGCCCCGCGAGAAACTGCGGCACGACGTGCGAAGGGGTGACGAGGTTTATGTTGTGCGCGCCCATCCTCTGCAGGCCCAGCATCATCCGGCCGAGCCTTGCCGCCGTCACCGTCTCGCCGTGTCTCAGGTGGCTGATCGGCCAGTTCTGGCAGAAGCGGCAGCTCATGTTGCACCCTGTGAAGAAGATCGTGCCTGATCCGCGCGTGCCCGATATGGGCGGCTCCTCGCCGTGGTGGAGGTTCGCGCTCGCCACCCCCGCCCTCTTGCCGATTCGGCAATAGCCGAGCTCTCCTGCGATGCGGTCCGCACCGCAGTCGCGCGGGCAGAGGCGGCAGGAGCGCATGGCTGCCCAGGCGCGGCCCGCCCTGCGCGCCAGCTCGCCGCTCTTCATGAGGCCGATGTATGAGGGGAAGGCCGCGGAGCTTTTCATGTCTTCAGTAGAGGAGCGCCGATCTGCGCATCTCGATCAGTTCGTAAGGGGTCTTTGCCAGCACCTCGATCGTGTCGAGGCTGAGCCCGTCGATCGCCTCGCGGAACGCGGAGGAGCCGGTGAGCAGATCGATCGCGGGCCGGTTCGTCACGAATTCGTAGGGATCGTTCCTCCATTCGAAGCCTTTGCCTCTGTAGAGGCGGTGGCACAGCCAGATGAATGCGAGCCCGGCGAGATACGGCCTGAACCCCTTTTCGTCCGACACCACGAAGCGCACCCCGTGGCAGAGCCTGTTCGCCCACTTCTGCCTCGTGGGGATGAACGAGGTGGGCGCTGCGCTCACGCCCGGCAGCGAGAGCGCGTTGAACGCCTCCATCAGCTCGTCCGTGTCCATGTACGGGGCGCCCGCCACCTCGAACGGCGTGTCGGTGCCGCGGCCCTCGGAGATGTTCGTCGCCTCGACGAGGCACATGCCCGGATAGAGGAGCGCGGCGGTGTATGAGCGCATGTTGGGGGATGGGTTGACCCAGGGGAGGCCCGCTTCCGCCCATCTCATATCGCGTCGCCAGCCCTGCATCGGCACGACAGAAAGATCGCAGCCCATGCCCCCCTGATCGTTCATGAGCTGAACGATCTCGCCGATGGTCATTCCGTGGCGGACCGGTATGGGGAAGAGACCTACAAAGGACTGATATCCTTCATCAATACCTGGCCCCTCCACCAGCTCCCCGCCGATGGGATTCGGCCTGTCGCACACGACGATCGGCTTTTTCGCCTCAGCGCATGCCTCCATGCACAGCGCCGTGGTCCATATATATGTATAGTAGCGGCTGCCTATGTCCTGAAGGTCAACGATGAGCGCGTCTATCCCCTTCAGCATTTCGGGCGTGGGCTTGAGCGAGTCGAGGTCCTTGCCGTAGAGGCTGTGGACCGGCACGTTGCTCGCCGCATAGGCATGGCTCTCGACCGCCTCCATGTCCTCCGCCTTTGTGGCGAAGCCGTGCTCCGGTCCGAAGAGCGCGGCGATCGTCGCCCCGCCGTCGTTAGCGAGCCGGTCCAGGGTATGACGGCCGGCCGCATCCACGCTCGCCGCGTGCGCGAGCAGCCCCGCCCTCTTGCCCTCGATCAGCTCCGGCCTGTCCTTGATGAGCGCCTCTATCCCCAAAAGCATGCAGTGTGGATAGCAGATAACGAACCACGAGTCACGAGTTACGAGTCACGAGTCACGGCCTTTGTTGACAAAACTGGCCATATTCATTAGCCATATTCAACTTTCATAGGGGAGGAAAAATGGAACACCACGGGAAGTCCGGCCTTCCGGACAACGCCTATACGGAGCTCAAGAAAGGCGAGGCCTACACCCCGATCGTGCCGGCAGATTCTTCGGTCAAAGAGATAACCTTCAGGTCGGTGTTCACGGGGATCATCATGGCGATCCTGTTCTCCGGGGCCGCCGCGTTCCTCGGCCTCAAGATCGCGCAGGTCTTCGAGGCCGCGATCCCGATCGCGATACTGGCGGTGGGGCTCGGCACCCTCTTCCGCCGCAGGTCCACCATACTGGAGAACGTCGTCATCCAGTCGATCGGCGCGGCTTCCGGGCTGATCGTGGCCGGCGCCATCTTCACCCTGCCCGCCCTCTACATCCTCGGGCTCGACGCGCACGTCGACCTCTTCCAGCTCTTCATGGCCGCGACCCTGGGCGGAGTCCTCGGCGTCCTGTTCCTCGTGCCGCTGCGCCGCTACTTCGTCTCCGACATGCACGGCAAGCTCCCGTTCCCGGAGGCCACCGCCACGACCGAGGTCCTGGTCGCCGGAGCCAAGGGCGGCAGGCAGGCCAAGGTGCTGGCGGTCGCCGCGATCATCGGAGGGATCTACGACTTCGTCTCGATAGCCATGCGAGGCTGGGCCGAGGAGTTCACGACGGGCATGGTCCAGCTCTTCGCGCCGCTGACCGACAAGGTCAAGGCGGTCATGTCGATCAACACCGGCGCCGCGGTTCTGGGGCTGGGATACATCGTGGGGCTACGCTACGCGATGATCATCGCGTGCGGGTCGTTCCTCTCGTGGTTCGTCATGATCCCGATGGTCAACTACCTGGGCGGATTCATGCAGGTCGCGATGCCGCCCGCAGACCCCGACACCCTGATCGCCTCGATGAGCGCGCACCAGATATTCTCGACCTATGTTCGCTACATCGGCATCGGGGCGATATTCGCCGCCGGCCTCATCGGAATCGTCAAGGCGAGCCCCATCATCCTTCAGGCGTTCACCAAGGGGTTCAGGGAGATATTCGCTTCGCGCAAAAGGCACGAGGGCGAGACCGGGGTGGAGCGCACCCAGCGCGACATCCCCATGGCCGCGGTCATCGTGGGCATGCTGCTCGTCGTAGTCGTGAGCTTCGTGTTCTTCAGGTACTCGGTGCTGGTGGGCCAGGTCTCGCCGCTCAAGATCAGCCTCATAGCGATAGCGGTGGTCTTCGTGATCTCGTTCCTCTTCACGACGGTGGCCGCCCGCGCGATCGCGATAGTGGGAATCAACCCTGTCTCCGGAATGACGCTGATAACGCTGATCCTCTCGTGCCTCATACTGGTCGCGGTCGGCCTCTCGGGGCCGAAGGGCATGATGGCCGCGCTGGTGATCGGCGGCATGGTCTGCACGGCCCTGGCGATGTCAGGCGGGCTCATCACCGACCTCAAGGTCGGCTACTGGATCGGCTCCACCCCGTCGCGCCAGCAGTGGTGCAAGATACTCGGGACGGTCTTCGCCGCGGCCACGGTCGCCGGCGTGATCGTCATGCTCAACAAGGTCTACGGCTTCGTGCCGACGATCGAGCATCCGAAGCCGCTGCCGGCCCCGCAGGCCAACGCGATGGCGGCGGTGATCAAGGGCATCATGGCAGCCAAGAGCGCGCCGTGGCTCCTCTATGGCGTGGGCGCGGTGATCGCCGTCCTCATGGAGATGCTGGGGATCGCGCCGCTGGCGTTCGCGCTCGGCATGTACATACCCCTTTCGCTCAACACCCCGATACTCGTCGGCGCCCTGGTCGCCCACTACGTGCAGAGGAGCGCCGGCAAGGACGAGGCGCTCGGAAGGGCCCGCCGCGAGCGCGGGACGCTGATCGCATCCGGATTCATAGCGGGCGGCGCCCTCATGGGCGTGCTCGGCGCGGTGCTGAAGTACATCGAGTCGGAGACCGGCGTAACGATCCTGCCCGACCTCGCGAACGATGGCGCGTTCGGGAACTGGCTGGGGCTTGCGATGCTCGCCGCCCTGTGCGTCTACGTGTACGTGGATTCGAAGCGGGCGAAGAAAGAGGCTTGAGCGGGATGGACGAATTTAGGATTGCCCCGGCGGCCTGAGGGATGCTGCCGGGGCTTTTCACGAAAGGAGAGGCCATGGACCCGATAGAGTTCGGAGCGAAGCAGGCGGTGGTCAACTGCGTGAAGGTGAGAAGCGGCGAGAACGTCGTCGTGATCACCGACCGCGCTACCGAGAGGCTGGCCGACGCGCTGGTCGATCAGGCGAAAAAGGCGGGCGGCAACGTGAAGAAGTTCGTGATGGAGGATTTCGGGGCGAGGTCCGAGGACGGCTCGCGCCCGCTCGCGTTCCCGTCGGAGGTCGGCGAGGTGCTGAAGAAGGCGCAGGCGAGCTTCTACATGGCCCAGGGGAAGCAGGGCGAGCTGGCCACCTTCCGCATCCCCATGCTCAAGATCACGGAGGAGTTCAAGGTGCGCCACGGCCACATGCCCAACTTCACCGAGCAGATGATGAGCCAGGGGATGTCGGCCGACTACGCGAAGATCCAGGAG is a window encoding:
- a CDS encoding aminopeptidase produces the protein MDPIEFGAKQAVVNCVKVRSGENVVVITDRATERLADALVDQAKKAGGNVKKFVMEDFGARSEDGSRPLAFPSEVGEVLKKAQASFYMAQGKQGELATFRIPMLKITEEFKVRHGHMPNFTEQMMSQGMSADYAKIQELSKKVYDIVNRAKKIWVKTPAGTDATFEFDGKLKWIICDGDIKPGHWSNLPDGEVFSSPADAAGTMVIDGCLGDYFTGKYGDLKATPLKYTLKGGRCVKGSVECANDALKKDFENYTFNTD
- a CDS encoding radical SAM protein — translated: MKSSAAFPSYIGLMKSGELARRAGRAWAAMRSCRLCPRDCGADRIAGELGYCRIGKRAGVASANLHHGEEPPISGTRGSGTIFFTGCNMSCRFCQNWPISHLRHGETVTAARLGRMMLGLQRMGAHNINLVTPSHVVPQFLAGLAVAAKEGLSLPIVYNSNGYEGMDALALLDGVIDIYMPDMKYSTRESAGRCSLAADYWEHARPAVKEMYRQVGALRMDGDGIGVRGLLIRHLVLPGGLAGSEKVFEFIAKELSTDVPVNLMSQYFPAHDAVEDPLLGRRITRDEFKEAEAALLRHGLTEGWIQRIED
- a CDS encoding DUF1343 domain-containing protein is translated as MLLGIEALIKDRPELIEGKRAGLLAHAASVDAAGRHTLDRLANDGGATIAALFGPEHGFATKAEDMEAVESHAYAASNVPVHSLYGKDLDSLKPTPEMLKGIDALIVDLQDIGSRYYTYIWTTALCMEACAEAKKPIVVCDRPNPIGGELVEGPGIDEGYQSFVGLFPIPVRHGMTIGEIVQLMNDQGGMGCDLSVVPMQGWRRDMRWAEAGLPWVNPSPNMRSYTAALLYPGMCLVEATNISEGRGTDTPFEVAGAPYMDTDELMEAFNALSLPGVSAAPTSFIPTRQKWANRLCHGVRFVVSDEKGFRPYLAGLAFIWLCHRLYRGKGFEWRNDPYEFVTNRPAIDLLTGSSAFREAIDGLSLDTIEVLAKTPYELIEMRRSALLY
- a CDS encoding oligopeptide transporter, OPT family, producing MEHHGKSGLPDNAYTELKKGEAYTPIVPADSSVKEITFRSVFTGIIMAILFSGAAAFLGLKIAQVFEAAIPIAILAVGLGTLFRRRSTILENVVIQSIGAASGLIVAGAIFTLPALYILGLDAHVDLFQLFMAATLGGVLGVLFLVPLRRYFVSDMHGKLPFPEATATTEVLVAGAKGGRQAKVLAVAAIIGGIYDFVSIAMRGWAEEFTTGMVQLFAPLTDKVKAVMSINTGAAVLGLGYIVGLRYAMIIACGSFLSWFVMIPMVNYLGGFMQVAMPPADPDTLIASMSAHQIFSTYVRYIGIGAIFAAGLIGIVKASPIILQAFTKGFREIFASRKRHEGETGVERTQRDIPMAAVIVGMLLVVVVSFVFFRYSVLVGQVSPLKISLIAIAVVFVISFLFTTVAARAIAIVGINPVSGMTLITLILSCLILVAVGLSGPKGMMAALVIGGMVCTALAMSGGLITDLKVGYWIGSTPSRQQWCKILGTVFAAATVAGVIVMLNKVYGFVPTIEHPKPLPAPQANAMAAVIKGIMAAKSAPWLLYGVGAVIAVLMEMLGIAPLAFALGMYIPLSLNTPILVGALVAHYVQRSAGKDEALGRARRERGTLIASGFIAGGALMGVLGAVLKYIESETGVTILPDLANDGAFGNWLGLAMLAALCVYVYVDSKRAKKEA